The following DNA comes from Hordeum vulgare subsp. vulgare chromosome 3H, MorexV3_pseudomolecules_assembly, whole genome shotgun sequence.
GCTGTGATACAATCTTACCTGTTTTATGCTTTTCAGGTCTGTCAACTTTAAGTTTGTTCCTGAGAAGTATTTTGTATCGAAAGAGCTTGCTATTGGGCTATTGATTTTTCACCTCACTACTCTTATGGTATTTGCACACTACAAGTGGTTTAAGTGAGTATACTTATATTGGGTCTAGTCAGTTGTTACATGCTAGAATTGTGGTGAAGATATGCATGTAAAACTTTCACCATAGTTGTTCCCTAAACTGTATGGTTCTTCCCGATACTTACCATTCTTGCACTTCTTCACAGGCATGAAGGTGGTTTGTTCCATTTTATGCATTCCAGATTTAGAGATGCCGCATCAATTCAGCAGCTTATTTCGTGCAAGCCCAGACAGTCCATTCTCAGTAAAGAACGTATGTTGACTCTGAAGCTTGAATTTTGTATTCACAGCATTTGGAACTTTTTTTTACGAGACTAACGAGATAATAACAACTTGAATCCAGATATTGTGACTGTGATGTTTGTTGGAAACTTCATTGGCATTGTGTGTGCCCGATCATTACATTATCAGTTTTATTCTTGGTAAGTACCCCGCCACCACCACAACTACCATGCCTGTTACGTACAAATGCTGGAAATGAAGTTCACTCTTTTGTTTGCAGGTACTTCTATTCATTGCCTTTTCTATTGTGGAGAACACAGTTTCCAACAGTAGTAAGGTAAGGCAACACACTCATCTAAATCCTATTTCCACCTCAAATGAGCGAACAAGTAACTGCTTGAACAAATCACCCGTGGTCATGTTTATAGATTGCTTCTGTTCCGTGAGGCACCAGCATGTTTACATCCTTTTTCCACCTTAATTTTTATATAATAATCATGCACCAGCATGTTTACATcctttttccacctttttccgccGGTAGCTGTTTGAAAAAATCACTCATAGTTATGTTAAATGTCAGTGGAAGTTCTTTTGTTCATTGCTTTTGAAGATTATATGTGTAATCCTCATCCTTGGTTTCTTCTGTCATGTCATATCCTTCATTGTTCCAGGATCATTTTGTTTGTTGCCGTGGAGCTCTGCTGGAACGTTTATCCTTCTACCGCCTATTCGTCACTACTTCTGTTCTTCGTCCACCTCGTCATCTTGTTCGGCCTATGGAGTTCGCCTGCCGAGTACCCCTATGTCGATAAAAAGGACAAGGCGGACAGTAAAGAATCGGGCAAGGCAATGTGAAGCTTCCCCGCAGAATATTTTGATCCTTTGATGTAGCGGCCAGTATTACAAAAACCCTGATACCGACAACAGAGAGGTCTTCTCTAAATCTGAAACTATGCACTTTGACACACTGTACTTCTAGTCTTTGATGTAGCGGCCAGTATTACAAAAACACTGTGCCCAAAGTTTCTTAGAGGGACATCTTGTGATGCGAAAGATGCAACATTTGTAACCTGTCAGCATAGATGAAAACAGTTGCCAACTACGACCTTGTATTGTATCATCTTCCTTCTGTCTAGCCACTGAGGTTATATGGTCTCCTTGACTTGAAAGATCTTCTGGAAATTTATACCAGCAGGTTACTGGACAAAATATAATACAGTAGTAATGATTTTTCCagaggtactccctccgtcccataatataagagagtGTTTTTTATACTAaaaaacgcttttatattatgagacggaaacgctcttatattatgggacggagggagtagatgacaGAAGCAGTGCATCTTCATAAAAGAGTGTCGCGGCAGTAAAATCACCCCGAATCTGAAATTTGAAATAAGCAATATGTTTCTTTTTGAGGGAACGAATGAAATAAGCAATATTTGAAATGTATCTGGAGTCCCCTTTCGGCCCCTTGATCTGCTGTCGTTCATCGGCCAAATCAGTTTCAAGAAGGAAGATATATCTTTTTGAGGCATGTTTCAAGAAGgaagattttttatttttatttttgaggGGTGTTTCAAGAAGGAAGATGCTTGCTGTTCTATGGCAGATACACAGGCCTTTGATAAATCTAGCGGCCCACAAGCCCACAACTGAGCCCACAGCCCACAGGCACACTCGTTTCGTTCCGTTCCCTTCCCCCGGAACCAAACCTCGCTCGCTTCGTCCCCCAATCCCCTCCTATCTAGCGCGGCGAGCCGGCGGCGACGAACGGAGCCggcggcaggcaggcaggcaagcAGCGGAGCCGGCCACCAGGTTCCGTTCTCCATCTCCTCTCTAACCCCTTCCGGAGCTCGCACCGCGGCCCGCACGCTGGCCAGCGCCACGTCACCAGCATACATAGTAGGCAGGCAATGGCCGCTTACACCGGAAGGAGGGCCAAACCCACCTCGAGGCTAGGCTTTAGTGCAAGGGGAAACCTGAGAAGCCTGTTTGTCAGCCTGCCTTTTcgatttccaggagcacccgcaACAAAATTTACTGCCCAGGGGAACATCAAGGGGCGCGCTTTAACTAGCTCAGCTCCTAGCATGTCTCTTGGTGTGATCCAGGAGTAATTTGTTGCACACCAACGGGGAGCAGCATATGTATAGATAGAGGCCGGAGCCACTGctctttctccctctctctcgtttcGTTTCGTTTCGCTTGTTATTGCGTGATGGATCTGTCCAAGTATGTGACCTATCTGATATCCTTCTTCCGTAGGTATGTGGACGGATTACTAACTCCACTGTCAAACGTATATGCCCGATTCCCTTtttagacgatgatggtgaacctTACTGTTAGTTTGATTTGATGTTCCCAAACCAAAGCATGACTTGGATCATCTTCTGCTAGTAGTATGGGTACTAAATTGCATTGGTCGAAATTTTGTCCCTTCATCCAGGGCGGATGGACGGCTGCCCGTGAACCTGTAGGATATGCTTCTGggcaagagagatagagagaaaaAAAACTCACTTTCTCTGATAGCTCGAAAACCCTTGCGACTTTCCCCCTTCTTTGGCTGCTAACTGGATTCGCGTCTCAGGCTCAGGATCCAGGTGTTCCGTGCGATGGGTGGCGGCGGAGGCACAGAGGAGGAGTTGACAGCACAGGAGACAGCTCTCTATGACCGCCAGATCCGTGTCTGGGGCGTTGATGCTCAGAAGAGGTGCGCCCCTCCCCTCCCAAGAACCCAGCTCTTCTCCTGCTATTTTTATCCTCTCTTTCTTTTACAGCATCATTTTGCACTTCTGTTGGGTTTTTGTGTCGAGAAAACCTTGTTTGATCTTATGCGGTTTTCAAACCGAGATTCAACCTTTTGCATTGTATCAAACTTAACCTTCTGCTATGACTATGATATGTGAACCTGGTTTTATGCTTTCGGTAGAAATTTTTGGACttgtgttttctttttttgtgccAATGTTCGCGCTCTATTTAGTTTATTTGTAATATTTGTCCTTTACTGATTTTTGTCACCTTCTGTAACACTGTTTGGGCGCATGCATTGTTTTAACTTACTATTGTATATGTGCTGCTTGGAACAGGCTAAGTAAAGCGCACGTGCTTGTGTGTGGCGTGAATGGTACTACAATTGAGGTGGGTAACTAAAGTTGTCTTCTATCATTATGCTTCGCAGGTAATTTGCCTTTAAAAAACATTGATGGTCTCATATTGGTTATTTGAAAAGATAGCACTAAAAATTTAGGGTTCAAGGTGTTATAACTAGTATTTGGAGTGATGTTCTGTGTTTGCATCGCTCAAATGAATAAGTAACAACTCAGTCATTTTTAGTTTCTTTATTTAAACTGTCTATGTGCTAGACTGCCACCTTTTTTTTGTAAGCGTTTAATCTTTTTCTTTGCTAGATAAAAGGAATTTAATTTGAATTTATTGTTCATTTTCTTAAATTTGCTTTTCACCCCTGTCATCTCATGTTCCATCTTGTCAATGCACACTTATTTTTCAAACAGAGATCCCCAATTCTTCTCAACATTAATTGAATTTCAATAAAATAAATTCTCATATGTCATTTACAATTTAGTTAATTTACTGAAAGTACCCACACACACTAAAGTTGATTTCTCTCGTACTCTGCAGTTCTGCAAGAATATTGTTCTAGCAGGAGTTGGCAGTTTATCCTTGATGGATGATCACATAGTCACTGAGGATGATCTCAGTGCAAACTTCCTAATTCCTCATGATGAGAGTATGCATGGTGGTTGCTCACGAGCTGAGGCTTGCTGTGAGTCCTTGAAAGATTTTAATCCAATGGTCCGAGTTGCTGTTGCAAAAGGTGTGCTGTATAGTTTGATGCACTTCTTTTTAATTAGTTTGGTTATTAGATTAAGAAAAATATATTATACAAAGTGATCATGTCTTGTATTCTTGAAATAGTCTTCAATTATTGTGTTTACTGATAATGCTGCTGTAGTTGAAAAAGTTCTTACAAGAAAGATCATTTAGTGATAGGAACAAGCAGTTGTTATGTCTGTTTTACTAATATTGGTTCTGTAATAGAAATTTTCAACCATTCGTTGATGGCTATAAAATTTGACATTCTTTTTTACAGTATTGATTGGAAAAGTTATGACTATCATCTTGTTTCCTCCAGGTGATCCATCAGTAATTGATGAAGGATTCATTGACAGCTTTGACATTATTGTAGTTAGCTGCACATCTCTTAAAACAAAGGTGCAGATCCTTCTCTGAAGTAATATTTTCACTACCTTCAGTTTCTTATCCTCACTGTTTTTTGCATCTGTGTTATGTTTTAGTTGTTTATTAATGACAACTGCCGGAAGAGAAGCAAGCGTATTGCCTTTTACTCTGTAGAGTGCAAGGATTCTTGTGGTGAAATATTTGTTGATTTGCAGAACCATAGTTATCTTCAGGTATGTATTTCTTAAGGACATGTGACATCTAGTCTATTGATACATCACTTTAACTTTGTATTGCTTCCTTTGTTTTTCACAACTAGAAGTTAAAACATGTATGCCTTCAAAGTGTTCCTGCGATTGGTCTATGTTCAATTGTCACCTCTAATAAGATATACCTGCTTGTGTGCATGCATGTTCAAAGTTGTATTAATTACCGTGCAATTAAGCTGATGACCCATACAATGAAACAATGGAAAGGGTCATTGAGTATGACGCTAAATGTTGGCCTACTAAAAGGCGACATGTCCAACAactaggtgtagcagagatgcgcatgttgagatggaataATTAGGTCTGCATAAGAGTTGGGGTGGCACcgtttgaagagaagcttgtccaacaccgtctgagatggtttgggcatccAGAAGGGCCAGTGAATAGCGGGCCGTGGAGTGCATAGTGGGCGGGGCCATTAAGGAGTGCATAGTGGGCGGTTAAGGCAtgctgataatgtcaagagaggtcACGGTAGACCAAACTTAACAACGGAGGAGTACGTAAAGAGAGATTTGAAGGAGTGGAATATCACCAAAgatttagccatggacaggggtgcgtggaaattAGCTATCCACGTGCCAGAACCATGACTTGGTTTCggtatcttatgggtttcaactctaccctacccccaacttgtttgggactgaaaggctttgttgttgtttgtgctttttcTTGTAATTCATAAGTATCTCATTACCTTTTCCATATCTTTATCTTTACTCCTATTCTCCTataaacattagagttggcaatgATGGTTCAGACTGCCATCTACCTCCCCTCCACCAAAAGCAAATGGCCTTTCTGCATTATTTTTAAGTTCGACTCTAGGCTGCCAACGAAGTTATCTTGGGTCGTGCCTACTTTATTTTCAAGATACATAATGGTAGCATCTTCTGCATTCGCATGTTTGATTTTAGATTGATTTGTCGCATTATGGCGGACTATTAAACTTGTCAGCATATAAAAACCCAATATTCCTGTGGTAATCTCATTGGCTGTTTCTTAGTCTGTCAATTCTTGAAATGGATGATTAAAAAAAAGTGAGCCCCTGGTGCTTAAACAGGGCACAGTTTACATATCAAATCTGGTACCAGGTTTTCAGTTCTATAAAAACCTCTTCTGGTTCAATTACCATGGTGATTCAGTTTCTTATGCTTTCCAAATTACGATAGCTAGTGGAACACATTTTCTATCTTCAGCTCATTCTTAAAATGTACATTTCTGAAATTGTGTTTATTTTTTTCAGAAGAAGCCTGGAGGAGAACCTGAACAGCAGGAGTTGACATATGCTAGCCTGCAGGTTTGTAAATTtgatttgttttttgttgttgtttggtcTTTGTTTTTTCTGTGCTTTCTTAAATTGTTTGTCCTATGCAAGTACTTATGCGTGATTGCTAGCGTTATCTTGCTTTCTCTTTGTTTGCCACCACTTAAGTACTGGTTCAATCTATTATTGTACTGATGATGCTATATTACTCCTGTCATGTAGTCCAATTATAAAATATTACTGGAATGCCTGTATATGATTCGATTGCAGGAGCCGTTACCACACCCTTTTGGATGCTTCAATTGCCAAATATCGCAATTTCAATTCCGATGATTGCAACCGTATCACTACCCTTCTGGATGCTTCAGGTGGCGTATTGTAATTTGAAGTACAATGACTGCATttacattttgtttgtttttataCAGGAAGCTATTTCTGTGCCCTGGAAGAATCTGCCCAAAAAAACAACTAAACTGTACTACGCCATGAGAGGTGATGATTTGAGAGCTTAAGTTACTGTTTCTTAAGGTTTATCTTGTCTAATAGTGACAACTGAAAATGGGTGTTTGTTTACTTTCTTGGCCTTTTTTTCCTGGGCAAATATCAGGCAAAAATGTGTTTATGGTGAAAAATCCTGAAATTCAGGcgttgaaatttcaaaataaagaaCATTATCAGATGTAGGGCGTGGGCATGTTTCATATCCT
Coding sequences within:
- the LOC123441433 gene encoding LOW QUALITY PROTEIN: uncharacterized protein LOC123441433 (The sequence of the model RefSeq protein was modified relative to this genomic sequence to represent the inferred CDS: inserted 1 base in 1 codon; substituted 1 base at 1 genomic stop codon), translated to MARARLAKERPASTPGKPADRRRPLRFAAFLLLADAALVALIVAFVPYTKIDWDAYMSQVDAFRDGETDYTKIEGDTGPLVYPAGFLYVYSAIKFLTAGQVFAAQILFGVLYLVNLSLVLLLYVKTEVLPWWALGLLCLSKRVHSIFVLRLFNDCVAMTLLHAAMVLIVYHKWYLGLIIFSGAVSVKMNVLLFAPSLFLLMLKVXYYMTMLCSLHLMVQTFXLTNFSLKAMSIKGVFLALLGAAGVQILLGIPFLLSHPVEYISRAFNLGRVFIHFWSVNFKFVPEKYFVSKELAIGLLIFHLTTLMVFAHYKWFKHEGGLFHFMHSRFRDAASIQQLISCKPRQSILSKEHIVTVMFVGNFIGIVCARSLHYQFYSWYFYSLPFLLWRTQFPTVVRIILFVAVELCWNVYPSTAYSSLLLFFVHLVILFGLWSSPAEYPYVDKKDKADSKESGKAIFEMYLESPFGPLICCRSSAKSVSRRKIYLFEACFKKEDFLFLFLRGVSRRKMLAVLWQIHRPLINLAAHKPTTEPTAHRHTRFVPFPSPGTKPRSLRPPIPSYLARRAGGDERSRRQAGRQAAEPATRLRIQVFRAMGGGGGTEEELTAQETALYDRQIRVWGVDAQKRLSKAHVLVCGVNGTTIEFCKNIVLAGVGSLSLMDDHIVTEDDLSANFLIPHDESMHGGCSRAEACCESLKDFNPMVRVAVAKGDPSVIDEGFIDSFDIIVVSCTSLKTKLFINDNCRKRSKRIAFYSVECKDSCGEIFVDLQNHSYLQKKPGGEPEQQELTYASLQEAISVPWKNLPKKTTKLYYAMRVLESYELSEGRNPGETALSDLPAILAWRKDMCDRMSLSESQIPTALLERLLAAGKKEHPPVCAILGGILGQEVIKSISCKGDTIKSFFYFDTADGKGVMEDIPPTPVEQFA